ATCCCCAAAAGGACTATAGATAAGCGGTAACTGGATATTTTCCTTTACAGTATATTTTGATAAAAGTTTAAAATTTTGGAAAATAAAGCCGATACTTCTATTACGAATTTTTGAAATCTTTTCATCTGAAAATTTACTGACTAATTTATCATTAAAATAATACTTTCCAGAATACTCAGAATCCAACATTCCAATAATATTGATTAAAGTTGATTTCCCAGAACCAGATGGCCCCACTATAGAAACAAACTCCCCGGCCTCTATTTTCAAAGAGATATTATTTAAAATCCGTTGTTTAGCATCTCCATTTTTATAAAAAATATCCTTATTAATGAGCTCTAAATGAATCATGATTTATGTTCCTTTAAAAGTGTTCCAACAGGGACCTCGCTAAGCGGTGCATAATAGACACCACCTCTTTGAACCAAGCTTGGCTTAAACTTTTCCCATGCTTTTGCATCTGGTTTTTTCATATAG
This window of the Streptococcus sanguinis genome carries:
- a CDS encoding ABC transporter ATP-binding protein, translating into MIHLELINKDIFYKNGDAKQRILNNISLKIEAGEFVSIVGPSGSGKSTLINIIGMLDSEYSGKYYFNDKLVSKFSDEKISKIRNRSIGFIFQNFKLLSKYTVKENIQLPLIYSPFGDMSDRHIRDLLAMVELEEKINEYPTNLSGGQQQRIAIARALVNNPEIIIADEPTGALDSKMSQKILSILKKINQTGKTVIMVTHSLEAASTADRTLHIVDGVLTED